CGAGGATTGCGTCAACGCGACGCGACCCGGTGGGACGATGACGATGGTGGGCGCGGCGATGGGGGCCTACACGATTCCGATGCCGGCACTCTTCCTGACCCAGGAAAAGAAGATTCAGGGCTGCATTCTCGGCTCCTGCAACAGCCACCGCGACGTCCCGAAATTCCTGTCCCTCTGGCGCAAGGGCGCGCTCGACCTCGAGAGCATGATCACCCATCGCCACGCGATCGCCGACGTGAACGTGGGACTCGACCACATGCGCGAGAGTCGCGGTCTACGGCACGTCCTCGCGTTCTAGGCTCCGAAGGCGGAGAGGGGCGGCAATGAAGGCGTGGCGAGTCGTCCGCAAGGGGCGTCCGAGCGAGGCCCTCTCCCTCGAGGACGTCGAGCCGACGGCCATGGAGGCGGGCGAGATCCGGGTCCGCGTGTCGGCCACCGCCTGCAATTTCAACGAGGTCGACGGCTGCTACGGCCGGTACAAGACCGTCGATCCGCCGCTTCCCTACACGCTCGGGATGGAAGCGGTCGGCGTGGTCACCGAGGTGGCGGAGGGGGTGCCCGCCGACTGGGTCGGCAGGCGGATGCTCGTCTGCGGGCGCGGTGCGATCGGCGCGCACGCGGAAGAGGTGGTCGGCCCAGCGGACATGGCGTTCCGGGCGCCGGACTCGCTCTCCGACTTCGAAGCTGCCGCCTTCTACTTTCCCTACCACGTCGCGAGCGCCTCGCTCCTCGAGCGGGGCCGGCTCGAGGCGGGCGAGACCGCGCTGATCCACGCCGGCGCCGGCGGCGTCGGGTCCGCCGCGATCCAGCTCGCGAAGGCGTGCGGGGCGACGGTGATCGCCACGGCGGGCAGCGAGGAGAAGCTGGCCTTCTGCCGGGAGCTCGGCGCCGACTTCGCCATCAACTATCGCGACGGCGACATCACCGAGGCGGTCTCGGACGCGACCCACGGGCGCGGCGTCGACGTCGCCTGCGATCTCGTCGGCGGTGAGATCACGACGCAGACGATGGGCGTGATGGCGTACGGGGGACGTCTGATGCTGACGGGCTTCTCGGGCGGGATCGACGCCGAGGACGAAGCGGGGCTCCTCCCGCGCCCGATCATCTTCGGCAACTTCTCCGTCGCGGGCGTACTCATGAGCTACGGCGATCCCGATGCCTTCGGGCTCGTGGGGATCCACATGATCCCCCGGGCGAGGGGGGAGGCGATGCACGAGCGACTCCTGTCGCTGCTCGAGAAGGGCGCGATCCGGCCGGTGGTCGGGCGCGAGGCGCGCTACACCGAGCTTCCCGCAGAGCTCGAGCGCCTGGAGCGCAGAGAGACGATGGGGCGGACCCTCCTCGACTGGTCGGCCTAGGCCCCCCTGGCTTCGCCCAGCTCCGCCTGGCCGGCGCGCCGGACGGGATCCGCCGCGCGGTGGATTGCCCGCGCGATGCCGTCGGAGCGCGTGCGGCTCGCGGAATCGGTCGATCGCGGTCGTTTCTGCCGTCCTTCTGCGCTCGATCGATGTGACGGTTCATCCGGGTTCCGTCTCTATTGACTCAACCTATTCCCCGATATGCCGATGGAATCTCTGATGGACTGCCGGCTGCACGAGCCCCGTGCGCCCGCTGGTCTGCTTCGTCGCGTGCTGCACGGACGGGAGAATCGTATGGCTTCGATCCACCTCCGCACCCTTCGTCGGGCCGCCTCGGTGACCACTCTGGCGCTGCTCTGCTTGCCTCTCGCGGTCAACGCGGGCGACGAGGACATCTTCTCGGCGCAGGTTCCCCCGAACGTGCTCCTGATGGTCGACAACTCGGGCTCGATGAACGCGGTCATGGAGCACCCCTCCTTCGACTCGACGACGTTCGCGTACAGCTGCGACATCATGCCGGACACCGGGAACTTCTCGACGACCGACTACGATCAGGACGGTCGCGCCACGCGCCTCGTCTGCCGGTCCTCGGGTTGTCGATTCGAGGTCCGATCGACGGACTCCGGATGGACGGCGACGGCGGATACGTCCGACGATCCGCAGAACGGCTACATCGAGCGTCGATACTGCGGCCAGACCCGACGGCTCTACACCGACGGCCTCAACGAGGACTACGGCAACCGGACCTGGTACTACTCCGAGTATGCCGAGTGGCTCTACTCGCTCGACGCGAGCGACAACACGACCCTGATCGGTCCCGTCGGCGAGGAACGGACCGCGCCGCAGATCCTCGCGGACATCGACGTGTCGAACAACGGCACGAACTACATCACCGGTGACACCTTCGCGAAGTTCCAGGTCACGCGGATCACGGCGGCCCGCGACATCGCCCGGGACGTGATCTACCAGACGAACAGCGACTGCCCCGCCTTCCTGGGCGATTGCGGAACCTACGAGGACCGCGTCCGCTTCGGTATCGCGCAGTTCCACCGAAACTCCCACGGCGGCTTCGTGCGCGCCGAAATCGACGCGTACAGTACGAACCGGACGCTGCTCGAGAATGCGATCACCTCGCTCGACGCCCAGACCGGCACGCCCCTCGGCGAGACGCTCTTCAAGCTCTACACGTACTTCATGCCCCGGGATCCCGCGGCGCAGCCGACCGGCAACAACTCGAGCCAGTTCCCCGGCTACCAGTACAATTTGACGAACGGCGACTACACGTCGACGACGTCGAGCCGCCCCGACGACCCGGTCACCGAGTCGTGCCAGAAGAACTTCATCATCATGATCACCGATGGTGAGCCCACGTCGGACAACTTCTCGACCAGCGGCAGCCACACGCAGGGCTTCTCCAGCTTCACCGGCCTGATCGGCGACTACGCGCCGGACGCCGTCGGCGACCCGGACATCGGCACCGACTCCACCCCGGAAGTCGGATCGCCGCCGTGGGGCAGCTCCGCGGGCTCAGGCTACCTGGACGACATCGCGCGCTGGATGCAGCTGAACGACTGTCGCCCGGACCACGACGGCCTGCAGAACGTCGACGTGTACACGGTCGGCTTCGGCACCCTCGGACCCGTCAACTCGCTCCTCGAGAAGACCGCGAACGAGGGCAACGGCCTCTTCTTCGCGGGCAACCAGGCGGAGACGCTCACGCAGGCCCTGGTCTCGTCGGTCCAGGACATCATCTCGAAGTCCCAGGGCTTCTCGGCGGCGACGGTTCCGGCGGCGCGTACGTCGGACGGTGGTCAGCTCTACACGACGCTCTTCCAGCCGACGAGCGTGCGGCCCTTCTGGCCCGGCAAGCTCCGGAGCTACACGATCACCGCGGCGGGCGAGATCCTCGACGCGAATGGGGCCTGTGCGCTCACGAACCTGACCGACCCGCCGAACTGCACGGGCGGTACCTTCGCAGACGAGGACACGGCGCCGCCGCACTGGAACGCCTCCAAGATGATGCCCGGCGCGAACGGCCGGAACCTCACGGTCTCGCTGTCTGGATCCGCGGCCACCTTCGACCACACGGTCACCGCGGCGGACCTCGGTGGATCGGGTGTGCTCGGGAACTACACCGACTATCCACCGGCTACGGGGGTCACCTCGGATGCCGACCTCGACGAGGCGGTCGTGGCGTTCGCGGCCGGTTGTGAGTGGGGCACCGGCCTCTCGGCGAGTGGCGGCGACGACTTCGGCGGCTGTGTCGATCGGACGCGCGTCGAATCCGGGACCACCCAGGCGGATCGCCTCGGCGACATCTTCCACTCGAACCCGGTCGTGATCGGCGCCCCGAACTCGTTCATCGCGGAGCCCAGCTACTACACGTTCTCGAACGACGTGACCAACGCGCGCCGCACGCGCGTGATCGTGGCGGGCGCGAACGACGGCTTCCTCCACGGCTTCCATGCGGGCACCTGGCGCTCCGCGACCGGCAAGCACGACGAGGGGACCGGCGAAGAGGTGTTCGGCTTCATGCCCTGGGGTGCGCGCGCCAAGATCGCGGATCTGGCCAAGGACGACGCGACGCTCCATCCGCTGAGCGTCGACGGCTCGCCGGCGGCGGCCGACGTGTGGATCGACAACGACTCCGATCCGACCAACGTCAAGGAAGCGAGTGAGTGGAAGACCATCCTCGTCTCGGGCATGCGTGAGGGCGGAGAGCACTACTTCGCGCTCGACATGACCGACCCGAGCTCGTCGAGCTATCCGGGCTACATGTGGGAGTTCCCGCTCGAGAGCGACGCGACCTGGCGGGCCCGCGTCGGGCAGACCTGGTCCCAGCCGATCATCACCCGCGTCCGACTCGAGAACGGCAGCGGCGAGATCGAGGAGACCTGGGTCGCGATCGTGGGCTTCGGCTACGACGCGACCAGCGATCCGAACGACGCTGCCCAGTACAACCCGCTCTCGCTCAAGGGGCGCGGGATCGCGATGATCGACGTCGAGACGGGGGATCCCGTCGCGGTCCGGAAGTTCGGGACCGCGACCGGCGACGTGAGCGACATGCTCTACGCGATCCCGTCGACGCCGGGCGTGCTCGACTACGACCAGGACGGCTTCGCCGATCTGATCTACGTCGGCGACCTGGGCGGCAACATCTGGAAGTGGGTCGTCCGGCCGGCCGGGACGGCGAGCCCGTCGGCTGCGCAGCTCTACCAGGCGAACTGGTCGTTCCGGAAGATGTTCGACGATGATCCGACGCGAACGGCGTGGGGCGTGCACCACCGGAGCTTCTTCTTCCCGCCGGCCGCCACCGTCGTGAACGGCATTCTCCACCTCGGTCTCGGCAGCGGCGAGCGGACGAACCTGAACTGCTCGTCCACCCGGGACGGCTGCGTCCTGCTGAACCGCTACTACGTGATCAAGGACCGGGACGTCTGGGACGGGTCGTCGCCGTCGATGCTCGACGGTCGCGCCGAGCCCGACGGAAACTTCACCGACGTGACCCTGGCCGAGGCCTCGTGTCCCGCGGTCGAGCCCGAGGGCTACTACTTCGACGTGGTGGACGGCGAGAAGTTCGTGACGAACAGCGAAGTCTTCAACGGCTTCTTCTTCTCCTCGACGTTCACGCCGGACCTCTCGAACGCCTGTGAGCCGGAGGGGCTGTCGACCCTCTACGGCCTGCTCGCCAAGTGCGGTCAGGGCTTCTTCGGCCCGCCGAGTCCGACCAGCCCGATCGCCGGCATCGACCGGACGGAGTCGCTCGGGCAGGGCATGCCGACCGACGCGCGTCTCTCGATCGCGCCGGGTGATGGCGGAAACCGCCTGATCATCAGCAAGCAGGACGGTGAGCTCATCAATCTCGAGGCGGGTGCCTCGGATTCGGAGCACGGCACGATGTACTGGCGCGAGCTCGACTGATCGGGCCCGTCGCCTCGTCTCGTTGGCCCGCGTGAATCGCGATCCTTCGCGTTCGCATCGGGTAGGAGGATCCAACATGAACGATCGAATCCGGTTCGCCCGGCTCGCGGCGCGGGCCGCGGCCGTCGCCCTCGCGACGCTCCTGCTCGCGCCGGTCGGCCTGGCCCAGGGACGCGCGGACGCGGACGTCCAGGAGGACGTCGTCTACGCCGTCAGCCCGGGATCGATGACGATCACCCTCGGCGACGTGGTCTACCGCGTCTCGGACAAGACCCGGCTCTTCGACGCCGAAGGCCGCCGCATCTCGCTCTCGGAGGTCACCCTCGACTCGATGGTCGAATTCACGGCGAAGCCCGCCGAGCAGAACCGCCCGCCGCGCCTGCGGCGTCTCCAGGTTCGCGAAGGCGACTTCGAGTAGAGCGTCACCCCGTGCTCCGCGTGCGTCAGCTCGGCAGATCGATCCGATAGAGCTTCGCCGCGTTGTCCTGGAAGATCTTGCGCTTGCGGGTCTCGCTCCAATCCGCGGAGATCTCGGCGATGTACTCCTGGACGTCGGGGTAGAGGCACGTCGGATGGGGGAAGTCCGTCTCGAAGAGGACGTTGTCCTCGCCGACGACGTCGATCAGGTGCTTCGGAGCCACCTTCTCGAACCAGAAGCAGCCCCAGAAGTGGTCCCGGAAGTACTCCGAGGGCTTCTTCCGTAGGGGGACCTCCTGTTGGGCGCCGGTCTCGCCCCACTCGTAGTCGATCGACTCGAGGACGAAGGGCATCCACCCGATCCCGCTCTCGACGGACACGACCTTCAGGTCCGGGCAGCGGTCGAAGATCCCGCTGTAGATCATGTTCGACATGACGCGGGAGTTCTCGACGAAGAGGGCGGCCGACCCGAGGGCGAGGCGGCGTCGCATGCCGTTCGACGCCCAGGCGGCTCGGCCGAACATGTTGAACGACGTCTCGCTCGCGCCGATGTGGAAGTTGATCGCCATGTCCGCGTCGTTGCAGGCCTCCCAGAAGGGGATCCATGCGTCGGCGCCGAGATCCGGGAGCCCGATCGAGTCGGGGTCGCTGCACATGACGATTCCGCGGAGTCCCATGTCCTTCGCGCGCTGAACCTCTTCGATGCTCTGCTCGATGTTCCACCAGGGCATGAGCGCCATCGGGAGCAGACGCTCGTCGCTCTCGACCTGGATCTCGCCCATCGCCTCGTTGTAGATCCGGGCGCAGGTGAGGCGGAGGTCGTCGTCGTCGACCTTCATGAATCGCTCGCTACCGAAGCCGGCGACGTTCGGATAGAGGATCTGTGCGTAGAGACCGAATTCGTCGAGGACCTCGACCCGCTGCTTCATGTCCCAGGACGCTTCGTGGACGTCCTCGATCTGCCAGCCGAAGAACTCCGTTCCGCGGGACTTCTGGCCGTTCTTGTTGATCACCGAGGCGGGGTTCGTCGTCGCGATCTCGACGCCGTCGACGACCCATCGGCGCTCCATGCCTTCTCCCTCCACGTGCGGCACGCGGCCCTTCAGGCTCGCCGGCGCTCGGGAGGTCCAGAGGTCGTGGGGCTCGGTGATGTGGGCATCGACGTCGATGATCGAGAGCGCTTCGGACAGGGCAGGGGCGGCCATGGTCTACCTCGCGTAGGCCCGGAATCGGGCGGGGCTTCGAAGATAGAGCCTTCGTCGCCGTCCGACAGGACCGCGATCCGGGCCTTCCTGTCGACGCGCGCGGCGCGTCCCAGGCCGTCCGGAACGGAGGCTAGGGCGCCGACTCGGCGCCGCAGGCGATCCCTGGTTCGAGGAGCCCACGCATCGCGTCGTGGGCGCGTCGGATCGCGACCTTGGCTCGCTGGCGCTCCATTCGGCTGAGGCAGGGCCCCTCGCTCTCGTCGACGTTGTGGATCGCCGCCCAGAAGCTCTTGTCGTAGGCGTCGATCTTGTGCATCGATCGCGCGTGGAGGTCGGGCAGCTCGATCTCGTGCCCGCCCCGTGCCGCGATGCGCGTACCGAGCTTCGCTTCCTCGTAGAGCTGGAAATCGCTGGCGCGTCCCTGGTTCCGGACGCTCACGAGCGTGACGGATCTCGGCAGCCGGTCGACGAGGGAGGCGAGCAGTCGGGCCGAGTCCTTGCCACCGTCGATCACGTACCAGTACCAGACGTCGTGCCCCATCCGTTCGAGGAGCTCGAGCACCTCGCCGGCGTCGAGCCAGGTCTCGAGGGCGCGCTCGGTGCGTGAGGCGAGGTCGACAACGACCTCGCGCGCGCCTTCCTCGATGCCGTCGACGATCCGGTCGAGCTCTTCCATCCGGTCGACGTCGAGGGGCTGCGCGTATCCCGCGTAGTGACGGACGAGCGCGCCGTGGGAGAGGTCGGTGTCGAAGGCTTCGAACTCGACGGCGCGATCGATCCAGTACTGGATGAGCAGCCGGGCGAGCACGGACTTGCCGACGCCTCCCTTCTCTCCGCCCACGAAATGTACCCGTCCCATGTCCTTCCTCCGCACTTCGACAGCAACCGGCGACCGACGACGCAGCGTACGTTCGAAGCCGTCTCGGGCGCCAGCTGAAATCGGCGATCCTCCCCGCGGAATGGGGTCGCCCCGAGGGAGGTGGGCGATCTTCAGCAAGAATGACGCCGAATCGGCCCGTTCGGCGCAACTCCTTCAGCGGAAGGCGCGCGCAGCCGCTACATCTCTGCAAGTAGAAGGAGCAGGAGAGCCCGGTGTCGATTCGAGTCGCCCTTCATCATCGCACGACCTACCGCTACGAGCGTCCCGCGACGCTCGGTCCGCAGGTCGTGCGTCTTCGTCCGGCCCCCCACAACCGGACGCCGATCCACCGCTACTCGCTCGAGATCAAGCCGGGAGAACACTTCCTCAACTGGCAGCAGGACGTGTTCGGCAACTACATGGCGCGCCTCGTCGTCCCGAAGCCGACCGGCGTCTTCGAGGTCGAGGTGGACCTCGTCGCCGACCTCGAGGCCTACAGCCCCTTCGACTACTTCCTCGAAGAGAGCTGCCATGAGTGGCCCTTCCCGTACGGGGACGAGTGGGGCAACGACCTGGAGCCCTTCCTGGCGACGCTGCCGCTGACCCCGCGGCTCGAGGCGTTCATCGCGTCCCTGGATTCGCGCTCGCGGGATACGAACGACTTCCTCGTCGAGACGAATCTCGCGGTCCACCGCGCCGTCGACTACGTGATCCGCATGGAGCCCGGCGTCCAGACGCCCGAAGAGACGCTCGCGCTCGGGCGCGGCTCGTGTCGCGACTCGGCCTGGCTCCTCGTCCAGGTCCTGCGAAGGCTCGGCATCGCCGCGCGATTCGTGTCCGGATATCTCATCCAGCTCGTCGCGGATCAGAAGCCCGTCGACGGCCCGGCCGGACCGAGCGCCGACTTCACCGACCTGCACGCCTGGTGCGAGTGCTTCATTCCGGGCGCCGGATGGATCGGCCTGGATCCCACGTCGGGCCTGCTCGCCGCCGAGGGCCACATCCCGCTCTCGGCGACGCCGAGTCCCGCCTCTTCGGCGCCGATCTCGGGTCTCGTCGAGGACGTCGACTGCGAGTTCGACTTCGACATGAGCGTGATGCGCGTCGTCGACCGCGCGCGGGTGACCAAGCCCTATGGCGACCGCGAGTGGCAGCGGATCCTCGCCCTCGGCGACGCCGTGGACACGAAGCTCGGGTCCCAGGACGTTCGCCTGAGCGTCGGCGGCGAGCCGACGTTCGTCAGTACGGAGCGTCCGGACGACGACGAGTGGAACACCGCAGCTCTCGGCGACCACAAGGCAGCGGTGGCGGATCGGCTCACGCGACGTCTGATGAAGCTCTGGTCCCCCGGCGGCGTGATCCACCACGGTCAGGGGAAGTGGTATCCCGGTGAGCAGCTGCCGCGTTGGGCCTACGCGTGTTATTCGCGGACCGACGGAGTCCCGCTCTGGCGCGACGAGCGGCTGCTCGCGGAGTCCGGGAAGGACTACGGACACGACCACGAGGATGCGGGCCGGTTCCTGGAGACCCTGGCCGGGATGCTCGGGCTCGAAGAGCACGGCGGAATGGAGGCTTTCGAGGACGTCTGGTACTACCTGTGGCGCGAGCGGCGTCTTCCCACCAACGTCGATCCCTTCGAGAGTCGCCTCGACGACGAGATGGAGCGGGCGCGCCTCGCCCGTGTGTTCGGGCAGGGGCTCGACCAGGTCGTCGGATGGGTGCTGCCGCTCGAGCACGCCGGGAGCTGGCGGAGCGGTTCCTGGTTCCTGCGAAGCGAACGCTGCTACCTCCATCCGGGCGACTCGCCGATGGGCTTCCGGCTGCCCGTCGACTCGATCCCGTGGATCGCGGAGTCGGATCGGGCTCCGGGCTTTCCCCTCGACCCCTTCGCGCCCCGCGACGCGCTTCCGGGGCCGTTCGACGCCGACCGCGAGGTTCGCATGCAGGCGGCCCGTGGGCCGGTCGGGCTGCGCATGCAGGAACACTTCGGCGGAACGGGGCGGGGCGTGTCCGGCGCCGGAATCCCCCCATCCTCCCAACGCTCCGCCCTCGACATCGTACGAAGCGCCCTCTGCGTCGAGCCGCGGGACGGTCAGCTCAAGGTATTCCTGCCGCCCCTCGAGCGGCTCGAACACTTCGTCGATCTCATCGACGCGATCGAGCACACGGCGGCGAAGGAAGACCTCCCCGTCCAGCTCGAGGGTTACCCCGCGCCGCGGGACCCGAGGCTCCGGGAGTGGAAGGTCACTCCGGACCCCGGCGTCATCGAGGTGAACGTGCCGCCCACGAGCGGCTGGCGGGAGGCCGTCCAGCAGAGCGAGGAGCTCTACGACGCGGCCCGCCACGAGAAGCTGGCCGCCGAGAAGTTCGAGGTCGACGGCGCCCACATCGGCTCGGGCGGCGGCAACCACGTCGTGCTCGGCTCACTCGAGGCCGAGGACAGTCCGTTCCTCCGTCGCCCCGACCTGCTCGCGAGCCTCGTGCGCTGTTGGCACAACCATCCCTCGCTCTCGTACCTCTTCTCGGGACGCTTCATCGGACCGACCTCCCAGGCGCCGCGGGTCGACGAGGCGCGCGACGACTCGGTGCACGAGCTGGAGCTCGCCCTCGGACAGATCCCGCGTCCGGGCGCGACGATCACCCCCTGGCTCGTCGATCGCGTGATGCGCAACGTCCTGATCGACGTCACCGGCAACACCCACCGCACCGAGTTCTGCATCGACAAGCTCTACTCCCCCGACGGTCCGACCGGCCGCCTCGGACTCCTCGAGCTGCGCGCGTTCGAGATGCCACCCCACGAGCGGATGAGCGCCGTCCAGCAGCTCCTCGTCCGCTCCCTGATCGCGCGCTTCTGGGACGAGCCGAACGAACGGCCGCTGATCCACTGGGGGACGGGCGTGCACGATCAGTTCATGCTGCCCCACTGGGTCGAGAAGGACTTCGGCGAGGTGCTGGCCGACCTCCGGCGATCGGGCTTCGAGATCGACGATCGCTGGTTCGAGCCCCACTTCGAGTTCCGCTTCCCGCATCTGGGCGAGCTGAACCTCGACACGATGCGCCTCGAGCTTCGCGGGGCGCTCGAGCCCTGGCACGTACTCGGCGAGGAAGTCACCGCCTCCGGACAGGCGCGCTACGTCGACTCCTCGGTCGAGCGGCTGCAGGTGAAGGCCTTCGGCTTCGCGCCGGAGCGCTACCGCGTCGTCTGCAACGGGCACGTCATGCCGATGAAGCCGACGGGGACGAACGGCGAGTACGTCGCGGGCGTGCGCTATCGCGCGTGGCAGCCGCCGCACTGCCTCCACCCCCGCATTCCGGTCCACTCCCCGCTCCACTTCGATTTCTACGACACCTGGAATCAGCGGAGCATCGCGGGCTGCACCTATCACGTCGTCCACCCCGGAGGACGGGCTTCGGAGGTCCGGCCGGTCAACGCAGCTGCGGCGGAGAGTCGAAGGCTCGCGCGCTTCGCGCAGCTCGGTCATCGACAGGGCGAATACGAGCCGGTCGAGATCGCGCCGCATCCGCGATTCCCGAACACCCTCGATCTTCGTTGGAGCGTGGGGGCGGAGCGCTGAGGGCCGACCGGATCGGGCGGGCTCGCGCCGCCACCGATCAGTCCTCGGGCTCGAGGCGCTCGACGCGCACGTCGACCGAGAGCGTCTCGATTCCGCCGCCGCGGTAGATCGTGCCCGTGGTGGGTGCGGCGTCGCGATAGTTGCGGCCGCAGGCGACCTTGACGTGGTCGGCGCTGGCGAGGCAGCCGTTGGTCGGGTCGAGTCCGACCCAGCCGGTCCAGGGCAGGAAGACTTCCGCCCACGCGTGGGACGCGTCGGACTGGATCTTGTTCTCGTAGCTCCCGCCCGTGTAGATGTATCCGACCCGGTAGCGCGCCGGGACGCCGAGGAGGCGGGCGATGCAGATCAGGACGTTGGCGAAGTCCTGGCATACGCCCTTGCGCGTCGCGTAGACCTGGAAGGGCGTCGTCTCGACGGTCGTCGCCCCGGGCACGTAGGTGAAGTCGCGGTAGATCGTGCGGTTCATGTCGAGGAGCGTCTCGACGAGGTCGTAGTCG
The sequence above is drawn from the bacterium genome and encodes:
- a CDS encoding mobilization protein; the encoded protein is MGRVHFVGGEKGGVGKSVLARLLIQYWIDRAVEFEAFDTDLSHGALVRHYAGYAQPLDVDRMEELDRIVDGIEEGAREVVVDLASRTERALETWLDAGEVLELLERMGHDVWYWYVIDGGKDSARLLASLVDRLPRSVTLVSVRNQGRASDFQLYEEAKLGTRIAARGGHEIELPDLHARSMHKIDAYDKSFWAAIHNVDESEGPCLSRMERQRAKVAIRRAHDAMRGLLEPGIACGAESAP
- a CDS encoding transglutaminase family protein; its protein translation is MSIRVALHHRTTYRYERPATLGPQVVRLRPAPHNRTPIHRYSLEIKPGEHFLNWQQDVFGNYMARLVVPKPTGVFEVEVDLVADLEAYSPFDYFLEESCHEWPFPYGDEWGNDLEPFLATLPLTPRLEAFIASLDSRSRDTNDFLVETNLAVHRAVDYVIRMEPGVQTPEETLALGRGSCRDSAWLLVQVLRRLGIAARFVSGYLIQLVADQKPVDGPAGPSADFTDLHAWCECFIPGAGWIGLDPTSGLLAAEGHIPLSATPSPASSAPISGLVEDVDCEFDFDMSVMRVVDRARVTKPYGDREWQRILALGDAVDTKLGSQDVRLSVGGEPTFVSTERPDDDEWNTAALGDHKAAVADRLTRRLMKLWSPGGVIHHGQGKWYPGEQLPRWAYACYSRTDGVPLWRDERLLAESGKDYGHDHEDAGRFLETLAGMLGLEEHGGMEAFEDVWYYLWRERRLPTNVDPFESRLDDEMERARLARVFGQGLDQVVGWVLPLEHAGSWRSGSWFLRSERCYLHPGDSPMGFRLPVDSIPWIAESDRAPGFPLDPFAPRDALPGPFDADREVRMQAARGPVGLRMQEHFGGTGRGVSGAGIPPSSQRSALDIVRSALCVEPRDGQLKVFLPPLERLEHFVDLIDAIEHTAAKEDLPVQLEGYPAPRDPRLREWKVTPDPGVIEVNVPPTSGWREAVQQSEELYDAARHEKLAAEKFEVDGAHIGSGGGNHVVLGSLEAEDSPFLRRPDLLASLVRCWHNHPSLSYLFSGRFIGPTSQAPRVDEARDDSVHELELALGQIPRPGATITPWLVDRVMRNVLIDVTGNTHRTEFCIDKLYSPDGPTGRLGLLELRAFEMPPHERMSAVQQLLVRSLIARFWDEPNERPLIHWGTGVHDQFMLPHWVEKDFGEVLADLRRSGFEIDDRWFEPHFEFRFPHLGELNLDTMRLELRGALEPWHVLGEEVTASGQARYVDSSVERLQVKAFGFAPERYRVVCNGHVMPMKPTGTNGEYVAGVRYRAWQPPHCLHPRIPVHSPLHFDFYDTWNQRSIAGCTYHVVHPGGRASEVRPVNAAAAESRRLARFAQLGHRQGEYEPVEIAPHPRFPNTLDLRWSVGAER
- a CDS encoding PilC/PilY family type IV pilus protein, which produces MASIHLRTLRRAASVTTLALLCLPLAVNAGDEDIFSAQVPPNVLLMVDNSGSMNAVMEHPSFDSTTFAYSCDIMPDTGNFSTTDYDQDGRATRLVCRSSGCRFEVRSTDSGWTATADTSDDPQNGYIERRYCGQTRRLYTDGLNEDYGNRTWYYSEYAEWLYSLDASDNTTLIGPVGEERTAPQILADIDVSNNGTNYITGDTFAKFQVTRITAARDIARDVIYQTNSDCPAFLGDCGTYEDRVRFGIAQFHRNSHGGFVRAEIDAYSTNRTLLENAITSLDAQTGTPLGETLFKLYTYFMPRDPAAQPTGNNSSQFPGYQYNLTNGDYTSTTSSRPDDPVTESCQKNFIIMITDGEPTSDNFSTSGSHTQGFSSFTGLIGDYAPDAVGDPDIGTDSTPEVGSPPWGSSAGSGYLDDIARWMQLNDCRPDHDGLQNVDVYTVGFGTLGPVNSLLEKTANEGNGLFFAGNQAETLTQALVSSVQDIISKSQGFSAATVPAARTSDGGQLYTTLFQPTSVRPFWPGKLRSYTITAAGEILDANGACALTNLTDPPNCTGGTFADEDTAPPHWNASKMMPGANGRNLTVSLSGSAATFDHTVTAADLGGSGVLGNYTDYPPATGVTSDADLDEAVVAFAAGCEWGTGLSASGGDDFGGCVDRTRVESGTTQADRLGDIFHSNPVVIGAPNSFIAEPSYYTFSNDVTNARRTRVIVAGANDGFLHGFHAGTWRSATGKHDEGTGEEVFGFMPWGARAKIADLAKDDATLHPLSVDGSPAAADVWIDNDSDPTNVKEASEWKTILVSGMREGGEHYFALDMTDPSSSSYPGYMWEFPLESDATWRARVGQTWSQPIITRVRLENGSGEIEETWVAIVGFGYDATSDPNDAAQYNPLSLKGRGIAMIDVETGDPVAVRKFGTATGDVSDMLYAIPSTPGVLDYDQDGFADLIYVGDLGGNIWKWVVRPAGTASPSAAQLYQANWSFRKMFDDDPTRTAWGVHHRSFFFPPAATVVNGILHLGLGSGERTNLNCSSTRDGCVLLNRYYVIKDRDVWDGSSPSMLDGRAEPDGNFTDVTLAEASCPAVEPEGYYFDVVDGEKFVTNSEVFNGFFFSSTFTPDLSNACEPEGLSTLYGLLAKCGQGFFGPPSPTSPIAGIDRTESLGQGMPTDARLSIAPGDGGNRLIISKQDGELINLEAGASDSEHGTMYWRELD
- a CDS encoding amidohydrolase: MAAPALSEALSIIDVDAHITEPHDLWTSRAPASLKGRVPHVEGEGMERRWVVDGVEIATTNPASVINKNGQKSRGTEFFGWQIEDVHEASWDMKQRVEVLDEFGLYAQILYPNVAGFGSERFMKVDDDDLRLTCARIYNEAMGEIQVESDERLLPMALMPWWNIEQSIEEVQRAKDMGLRGIVMCSDPDSIGLPDLGADAWIPFWEACNDADMAINFHIGASETSFNMFGRAAWASNGMRRRLALGSAALFVENSRVMSNMIYSGIFDRCPDLKVVSVESGIGWMPFVLESIDYEWGETGAQQEVPLRKKPSEYFRDHFWGCFWFEKVAPKHLIDVVGEDNVLFETDFPHPTCLYPDVQEYIAEISADWSETRKRKIFQDNAAKLYRIDLPS
- a CDS encoding zinc-binding dehydrogenase; its protein translation is MKAWRVVRKGRPSEALSLEDVEPTAMEAGEIRVRVSATACNFNEVDGCYGRYKTVDPPLPYTLGMEAVGVVTEVAEGVPADWVGRRMLVCGRGAIGAHAEEVVGPADMAFRAPDSLSDFEAAAFYFPYHVASASLLERGRLEAGETALIHAGAGGVGSAAIQLAKACGATVIATAGSEEKLAFCRELGADFAINYRDGDITEAVSDATHGRGVDVACDLVGGEITTQTMGVMAYGGRLMLTGFSGGIDAEDEAGLLPRPIIFGNFSVAGVLMSYGDPDAFGLVGIHMIPRARGEAMHERLLSLLEKGAIRPVVGREARYTELPAELERLERRETMGRTLLDWSA